CTGTGATGCCTGCTGTGATCTCAAGCAAAGCCCTCCCATGGGTGGTAGGCACAAGACACTGGCGGCCTCAAACTCATGTTAACAGAGACAAACTATGTAGGACTTAGTCTCCTAGGCCAGGTTGTGCCTTATGTTAAGCTGGAAGAGGTTTGTCCGTGGGGACGTTGGCAGGACGGAGACCTTGCTTGGTAGAAAGCTCCTCTGGGTTGAGTAAGCCCTGCATGTGCTCTGAAAGTAATGGCTGCAAGAAAAGCTTGACTAGACTGAGATGTTAGGACTTTGTGGGGTTGAGACCCCTCTGATGTTCCTGCTCTTCCCCcacccacagcaggcacagccgAGGAGCAGGTGCCTTTGCTGCgccctcagcctggccacagcagttttgcaggggaagcagcagcttcccGTTCTGCTGAGTTGGTCTCTCCAGcttccccattcctggaagacTGTTTCTGTTCCTATGAAAGTTGAGTGTTCATTGCAAGCTGGAccagagctctgcctggagcttcACAGTGACTCAGGCCTCGCTAGGAGGCCATCTGCAGTGGGGTGGTTTGGGATTTGGTTAGCCACAGGCCTTGCTTTTGCCCCTGCCCTCCAGTTAAAGCTTGTTTGGACACGAGGGTGTTGtgaaaggaaggaagcaaaACCCCCACAGGTGTTTGGTTTTGAGAAGCCAAACATATTGTGACCTCAAGGAGAGAGACATGACTTGTTTTGCCCTGTATCTGAGCACCTCATGGAAGCCTGAAGATGTTGCATAGGTTTTCAGTTCGTTGTTTGAGAGCATGCAGGGGCAAAGAGAGCATCAGCCATGCTCCAGCAGTGTCGTTGCCTGGGATCATCGCATTTCCAGTGGCTGTGCCAGGCCTGACCTCCCCCTGGTTGCCTTTCAGATATCCTCAACGATATCCTCAGCAAAGAGTACAGCGTTGTGGAGCCCATGGTCTCAGAGAacgaggaagaagaggaggaggaggaggaagaagtggaGAGCAACGGCTGCTCCCCCGAGCGAGACTCGCTGCTTTCCCCCATCTCTGCCATTTCCACAGACTCTGTCTACTCGGCGCTGTCGGAGGAAGGCACTAAGCCCTCACGGGTGTCCCTCTTCACCACCTCCAAGGACTCCATCTCGGAGCTGACAGTGGCCTCCAGGAGGTCGCTGAAGTCGTTCGTCTCCAGCCTGAAGGACTGCATGGACAGCGGCTACGCCGAGGACAGCGACGAGAGCTCCTTGGACGCCGCGGGCAGGCCGGAGCTGCAGGCGGAGAAGCCCCCGCACAGGCACCGCCACACGCTGACCACCAGGCTCTACAAGCTGTTCAAGAGCAAGAGCCAGCTGGTGCTGCGGCGGGAGCTGCGGGGCCGGGAGCCCTGGGGCCGGGAGCCGCGGGGCCGGGAGCCGCGGGGCTGCCCCCTGGCGGCGTCGCTGCCGCTGCGCCGCGCCGAGAGCCTGTGCGCGCCGCCGGCCGAGCCGCGCGTGCCGGCGCGCTCCCGCCGCGCGCTCTCGCTGCCGCAgcaggggccggggccggggccgcgcCCGCCCGCCCCGCGCCCGCCCGGCCCCCGCCGCCCCTGCAGCCGCTGCGGCGAGCACGCCGAGCCGGGCACCCTGCGCGTCGTCGTCTTCGGCTCCGACCGCATCTCGGGCAAGGTGGCCAGAGCCTACGGCAACCTCAGGTGAGCCGCCTGCGGGAGGGCACCTGCTGGCAcgggctgcagggctctcacTCAGCCACGGAACGTTAGGGCTTGGCAGGGACCGCCGAAGAGCgtcttcccctgtactcggctttggtgaggccacacctcgagttgTGGGCATCGCAATagaggagagatgtggaggtgctggagcgggtccagcgaagggcaacgaagctggggaagggcctggaggataAGTCTTacgaggagtgactgagggagcaggggatggtcagtgtgaaacagagtaggctgaggagagacctcgctgctgtctacagctacctgaagtgacatcgtggagaggctgctgctgggctcttctcacaggtaatgagacagaacaagggggaatggcctcaagctgagcctggggaggtttagattggacattaggaaaaggtttttcatggagagagtggtcaggcattggaatgagctgcccagggaggtggtggagtcacccaccctgggtgtgtttaagggtggtttggatgtggtgcttagggctatggtttaaggtgaatgttgcagagtagggttttaggttggacttggtgatcctgaggggctttgccaacctggatggttctgtgattcagtccaTCCCAccgtcagagcaggatcacccagggcaggtcacatagcAATGCACCCAGGaggggttttgaatgtcttcagacaagaagacttcacaacctctctgggtaccctgctccagggctctgtcaccctcacagtgaaaaagttcttccttctATTCGTGTGGtacctcttctgctccagctgtgctcacccagccctctcccacATTCTCCTAGGCTCAAGGAGAGCACCTGCCCCTCACTGACAAGGTACTTCAAGCTGCAGTTTTTCTACGTCCCTGTGAAGAGGAGCTGCTTGGCTCCAGCAACCCCTCTGATGCactcctccccatccctgggggacCCACACCTTCGGGCCCCAGCACAGGCGGTAGGTACCTGCTCTCCACGGGGCTCATGGTGCCACCAGTGCTCTGCTTGGCCCCAGGAGCGGTGTGAAGGAGGTCAGCAGAGTAGGCTGGGAGGACCGTTGGTGTCTCTTCCATCAGCGTGGGTTGAGCAGCTTTTCAGGGTGCACTGGAGTGACCCTAATGTGTCTGATTTCAGGACCCCACCTTGGCTGGGATGGAGAGTAGCACCAATGACATCTCCCACTACATTGGCATGCTGGACCCATGGTACGAGCGCAACGTTCTTGGGCTGATGAGCCTGCCCATGGACGTCCTGTGCCAGGTATGTGAGTGCTGGTGGGGCTTGGTGTCCTCCTTCCCTGAGGTACAGGAGAGCTCAATGGGAAGATTCTGATCATCACTGGGCCCCCCTGATCCTGTACAGGAGGCTATGCTACATGGACATGAGATGAAGAGGGCAGGTTTTTGATGGTCAGGGGAAGCTTTCTGACCCCAGTAGGGTGCAGTTCTTGGCACTGGGCTGTGAGTACCACATACTCCCATCAAGTTTATGACTTGTTCTGTCACCACAGTCAGCCAAGCCTGAAGCTGAGCCCCAGGAGGACTCACATGAGCAGTTACCCATCCTGGCAGACATGATCCTCTACTACTGCCGCTTCGCCACacgccctgtcctgctgcagctctaccAGACAGAGGTAGGCAAaggggctcagcctttgctttgtGGGGGTGAAAGTGGGGGCCTTCTGCCTGTGCCACCAACTCAGGACCTGCCTGTGACATGATGGATGTGGGGCACAGCCACCATGTACTGGTGAGGCAGTGCCCATGGTGCTTTGGCCAGTGGTCCTGGCTCAAAGACTGAGAGCATGCAGGTCCTGTCCAGACAATCCTTCAGTCACACCAGCAGTTTTACATCCAAATCTCTTTCCCCATGACACAAACTGGCTCCTCTCAGTGCCAGCAGGTTGCTCACGTTGCTGGAAGTCcctccagtgctctgctctaCAAACCAAGCCCCTTCATGAAGCCTTTTTAGTACCACTCTCTGTATGCACAAGGTAGAGGTGGTGGGCAAGGTTGGATGCATGGCTGCTGTAGCTTCTTCCATGCTGGGATATGGGACTGACTTCAGTGGGGccatggagagcagagctgctgctgtccatGGGATTTGTGTCGTCCAAAGCAATGCCCAGACCTTGCAGTTAGGCTCATCATGAGTTTTATTTCACTTGATGGGGGTCAGAAGGACAGGACTTCTggggaccatccagtccaaccccgctgcctaaagcagggtcacctagagcagactgcacagGGACAAGTCCAGACAGGTCTCCTCACCACCATGTCTCCACTTTTCTTCCCCTGGCAGCTCACCTTCATTGGGGGAGAAAAGATGACTGAAGTCTTCATCCATTCCCTGGAGCTGGGCCACTCGGCAGCCACTCGGGCAATCAAGGCATCGGGTCTGTAGCTGCTTCTGCACTCACAGCCTTGGGGTGGAGGTCTGCAAACTGCTGGGcatggagatcatagaatcacagaacggtttggttggaaggcacctttaagggtcatctagttctaggcagattgtggatgccccctccctggaggtgttcaagacaggattggatgaggcctggagcaacctggactaatgagaagtgtccctgcccatggcagaggcagTGGAGCTCAGTCtttaagctctcttccaacccaaaccattccacaatTCTATGGTTTCAAGGCTGATTTAGTGTGGGTCTAAACGTGGCTGGAAGAACAGGAGCTGGGCTTGCAGAATGGCCTTTGATTGCTTTGTGTGTGCCATGGGGCACTGACCcctctgcaccagcacagccactgcCCCTTTCAGTCCCTCAGGACTCCTGGTTGGGCTTTGTGTGGGGATTTGGGATTTCTGAGCTGGATTAATCGTGTTCAGGCAGTTTTTTTCAAGCCACCTTTTTCTTTTGGCCTCTCTGTTTTGTGCTCCACAGCTGTGTTCAGCAAActgttttttctcctcctccctgtctGTAGGTACTGAGTGTGCTGCTGGGTCAGGagccagcagaagaaagggGATAAAAAGAGCTCTGTGTCacatttcctccttttttatGCAGGTCCAGGCAGCAAGAGGCTTGGCATAGATGGGGACAGAGAAGCAATCCCACTCACACTACAGATTGCCTACAGCAAGGTGAGCACGTGGGACTGGcacaaagacaaaatggaggagaaaaccACTTCAGTGCTGGGCAAACAGGTAGTAGCTGGTGGCTGAGAGGAGGAAATGCCAATagtctgctgtggcagccctaATCCAAGCCCAGATGAGCCAAACTCAGGGGacgtttaggttggagataaggaaaaattcctttgctgcaagagttgcaagagtggtcagagattggcagaggctgcccagggaggtggtggagtctccatccctggaggtgttcaagaaacctgtggccatgacaCTTTGAGACATAGcttaatggccatagtggtgttgggttgaaagTTCGACTcaatcttagagggcttttccagcccaaacagttctatggttctatgaattcccatccctggaggtgtttaaaagagggagagatttggtgctgagggacatggtttagcagcaggctTGGTGGAGTAGAgaatgcttggactcaatgatcttaaaaagCTTCTTCAGCCAAAGCATTTCTGAACTCAAGCTGTCTACTTGTTGGCTAACCTTGGCTGGCTCTTCACTCCTCTTCAGCCCAGTAAAACAGGCAGTTTACACAGATGGAATGTACACAGAATTTACACTGCTGgacttgcaccaggggaggtttaggtggaaggtgtccaaagaagggccacaaagctgatcagaggtctggagctccACTCCtcacctacaggaaagctgggaagggactttctaggatgtcaggcagtgataagactcgagggaatggaacaaagctagaaatgggtagattcagactgggtgttaggaagaagttcctcaccatgagggtggtaagaccctggaagggggttgcccagagaggcagtggaggcctcattcctggaggtgttcaaggccaggctggatgagactctggacagcctgatctagtatgaggtgtcccttcccatggcaggggggttggaacaagattatccttgtggttccttccaaacctgactgattctatgattctatgacatgaggaacaatttcttccccaaaagaatTGTCAAGCCCTCAAGCAGTGGTGCAgtctccacccctggaggggttttaaagctgtgtggatgcggtgctgcaggccatggcttggtggtgccctggcagtgctgggttaatggttgaacttgatgatttggtctcttccagcctgaatggTCTTTTTATTTTGTCTCTTGTATTTTGATTGGTCCTTGCAGACAGCTGTCAGTGGAAGAAGTCACTGGAATGACGTTGAGAAGGTCTGCACATCTGTCAACCTTAGCAAAGCCTGCAAGAAGCATGAAGAACTGGGTGGGTAGAGGTAGTCCTTGTGGCTTTGCACAGGGAACAATAGGAGGGAGTGGTGGAGAGATTAGACAACGTGGACCTTCTAGCTGGAGCAAAGGATGGATGTGTGAATGTAGGAGATATATGGAAGGTACCTGCTGTTCCCTGAGGCTTACTGTAGTCCTTGG
This is a stretch of genomic DNA from Pogoniulus pusillus isolate bPogPus1 chromosome 11, bPogPus1.pri, whole genome shotgun sequence. It encodes these proteins:
- the PIK3R5 gene encoding phosphoinositide 3-kinase regulatory subunit 5, which encodes MQHTTCTEDRIYHALERCLHGLSRDAVSSRWAAGLCLNCWSLQELVSRDASNYLILVEKILSKAKEVQEKCDYALVTPLALLFYSAVLCAPHFPPDSDLLLKAASIYHSFLTWPVPYCDIFRELLTFISNELKAPGISFQRLVRTEQGLPVKNYQSSTVTVLLLNRSEVQSEFLSIAEKLSSSEQPQHTTLVMLLEHLYQANFGTRCDLDSLHHLLKSKTLEELSEIYASAAEAQEVAATTSDPVLARERLQSVLRDIASAASFPAITGEAQPRKLHTIPIPTARCYTYSWDQDNFDILNDILSKEYSVVEPMVSENEEEEEEEEEEVESNGCSPERDSLLSPISAISTDSVYSALSEEGTKPSRVSLFTTSKDSISELTVASRRSLKSFVSSLKDCMDSGYAEDSDESSLDAAGRPELQAEKPPHRHRHTLTTRLYKLFKSKSQLVLRRELRGREPWGREPRGREPRGCPLAASLPLRRAESLCAPPAEPRVPARSRRALSLPQQGPGPGPRPPAPRPPGPRRPCSRCGEHAEPGTLRVVVFGSDRISGKVARAYGNLRLKESTCPSLTRYFKLQFFYVPVKRSCLAPATPLMHSSPSLGDPHLRAPAQADPTLAGMESSTNDISHYIGMLDPWYERNVLGLMSLPMDVLCQSAKPEAEPQEDSHEQLPILADMILYYCRFATRPVLLQLYQTELTFIGGEKMTEVFIHSLELGHSAATRAIKASGPGSKRLGIDGDREAIPLTLQIAYSKTAVSGRSHWNDVEKVCTSVNLSKACKKHEELASKTECLNLTMTEVVKRQNSKSKKSFNQISVSQIKVDKVQITGVQSSFAVCLDQDEQKILQSVTRCEISVCYRPQDSDLLELRRSSLPPQDPSELHSLHCLPIATFSGALP